From a single Bryobacter aggregatus MPL3 genomic region:
- a CDS encoding S10 family peptidase: MKLVFLFVLAALLSLAQSGGGAGVPTQAFHEEAPIVTAHEITLNGKPLKYKAAAGMLPIKNALGEPEAGMFYVAYTVEATDATAKRPLCFAFNGGPGAGTLWLQLGAIGPRRIRMNDDGSMPPAPYRLEDNPGTWLDKCDLVFIDPVGTGFSRATKPETARKFNGLTGDIDSVGEFIRLYLARNNRFSSPLFLAGESYGTTRAAGLAGALTTRGYALNGVILISSILNFQTARFDKANDLPFALFLPTYVATAWYHKKIDPVYQKDLKATLKEARAFAEGEYALALMKGDRLTAAERDNIATKLSKLTGLSKTFLLNNNLRIEIQRFTKELRRDQDITVGRLDSRLIGTDGDQGATNPEFDPSMSAIMPPYSHAMNQYVREELNYKTDAMYFALGGGIMPWDYSMVQNRYVDTSDALRSAMDRNPFMKVFVANGYYDLATPFFATEYTFSHMRLSPKLRQNITMKEYEAGHMMYISVPSLMKLKSDVAAFLDEASH; the protein is encoded by the coding sequence ATGAAGCTGGTCTTTCTCTTTGTCCTTGCGGCCCTCCTCAGCCTTGCGCAAAGTGGTGGTGGCGCCGGTGTTCCTACCCAGGCGTTTCACGAGGAAGCGCCGATTGTCACTGCTCACGAAATCACCTTGAACGGCAAGCCTCTCAAGTACAAAGCGGCTGCTGGCATGTTGCCCATTAAGAATGCTCTTGGAGAACCCGAAGCAGGAATGTTCTACGTTGCCTACACGGTCGAGGCCACAGATGCGACGGCTAAGCGTCCCCTTTGCTTTGCATTCAATGGCGGTCCGGGTGCCGGCACTTTGTGGCTGCAACTCGGCGCCATTGGCCCTCGCCGCATTCGCATGAATGATGACGGCTCCATGCCTCCGGCTCCCTATCGACTAGAGGACAATCCAGGCACCTGGCTCGATAAGTGCGATCTCGTTTTTATCGACCCGGTGGGCACCGGCTTTTCGCGTGCCACCAAGCCAGAAACAGCTCGGAAGTTTAACGGACTCACTGGAGACATCGATTCGGTTGGTGAATTCATCCGCCTCTATCTGGCGCGGAACAATCGATTCTCGTCGCCGCTCTTTCTTGCTGGGGAATCCTATGGCACCACGCGCGCTGCCGGTCTTGCCGGCGCGCTGACTACTCGTGGCTATGCGCTCAATGGGGTCATTCTCATCAGCTCGATTCTGAACTTCCAGACGGCTCGTTTCGACAAAGCGAACGACCTGCCCTTTGCCCTCTTCCTCCCCACGTACGTCGCTACCGCCTGGTACCACAAGAAGATCGACCCGGTTTACCAGAAAGACCTGAAAGCCACGCTCAAAGAAGCCCGCGCCTTTGCTGAAGGCGAGTACGCACTTGCGCTCATGAAAGGGGACCGGCTCACCGCAGCCGAGCGCGACAACATTGCGACAAAGCTCTCCAAGTTAACGGGCCTCTCGAAGACCTTCCTGCTCAATAACAATCTGCGCATCGAGATCCAGCGCTTCACCAAGGAACTGCGCCGCGATCAAGACATCACGGTGGGCCGGCTCGACTCGCGGCTCATCGGAACCGATGGAGACCAGGGCGCAACCAATCCGGAGTTCGATCCCAGCATGTCGGCGATCATGCCGCCTTACTCGCATGCGATGAACCAGTATGTACGCGAAGAGCTCAACTACAAAACCGATGCCATGTACTTTGCGCTCGGTGGCGGCATCATGCCCTGGGACTATTCCATGGTGCAGAATCGCTATGTGGATACGAGCGACGCGCTCCGCTCCGCGATGGATCGCAACCCCTTCATGAAGGTTTTTGTTGCGAACGGCTACTACGATCTGGCCACTCCCTTTTTTGCTACCGAATATACCTTTTCCCACATGAGGCTGTCGCCGAAGCTGCGGCAAAACATCACGATGAAGGAGTATGAGGCGGGGCACATGATGTACATCAGCGTTCCCTCATTGATGAAACTCAAGTCGGATGTCGCTGCCTTTCTCGATGAGGCCAGCCACTAA
- a CDS encoding tetratricopeptide repeat protein — protein MIGPLLLLALAMQSPVEDGIKALDAGKPAEAELLFTKATLADPADYSAFFNLAFAQSVLNKDSAATANYRKVLALKPGLYEAELNLGILLLRQKLSQDAIPYLEAAAKAKPDQYRPNYYLGDALLNAGRGVEAETAFRAAFQINSNSAEAAQGLGQSLLNQRKTAEGAVWIEKAASLDPSFQPALLQLASVYEADKNYEEAIKIYRRFPNEPGTRERLGELLIESGKSASAIPELEAAVQQSPSLANLTALATAYLQNKQPEKCQPIMDQALRLDPNNGELRLLYGRLLRELRKFDLAANQFALAVKLDPKSSEAWSDLAMVTVLMDRYDIALTALDKVKELHAEKPGHKYLRAITLDKIKQNRNQAKLALAAYQDFLSVAGGKFPDEEFKSRQRIKILEREVNR, from the coding sequence GTGATCGGGCCGCTTCTCTTACTCGCGCTTGCCATGCAATCCCCTGTCGAGGATGGCATCAAAGCGCTTGATGCCGGCAAGCCTGCGGAAGCAGAACTGCTTTTTACCAAGGCTACGCTGGCGGACCCGGCAGACTACTCTGCCTTCTTTAACCTGGCCTTTGCCCAGTCGGTCCTGAATAAGGATTCCGCGGCCACTGCGAATTACCGCAAAGTCCTCGCGCTCAAGCCTGGTCTTTACGAAGCGGAATTGAATCTGGGGATTCTGCTGCTGCGCCAGAAGCTGTCTCAAGATGCAATTCCTTATCTTGAGGCTGCTGCCAAAGCGAAGCCCGATCAGTACCGGCCCAATTACTATCTCGGCGATGCGCTTTTGAACGCCGGCCGCGGAGTCGAGGCCGAGACCGCCTTCCGCGCTGCTTTCCAAATCAACTCGAACTCGGCAGAAGCCGCACAGGGTCTTGGCCAGTCTCTCCTCAACCAGCGCAAGACTGCTGAAGGCGCGGTATGGATCGAGAAAGCTGCGAGTCTCGATCCCAGCTTCCAACCCGCGCTCCTCCAACTGGCGAGTGTCTACGAGGCCGACAAAAACTACGAGGAAGCGATCAAGATTTATCGCCGCTTTCCGAATGAACCCGGCACGCGCGAACGGCTCGGCGAACTCCTGATTGAATCCGGAAAGTCCGCCAGCGCGATTCCAGAATTGGAGGCAGCCGTCCAGCAAAGCCCCAGCCTTGCGAACCTCACTGCGCTGGCCACAGCCTACCTGCAGAACAAGCAGCCGGAGAAGTGCCAGCCGATTATGGATCAAGCGTTGCGCCTCGATCCGAACAACGGCGAACTGCGTCTGCTCTATGGACGGCTCTTGCGCGAACTCCGCAAGTTCGATCTGGCTGCGAATCAGTTTGCGCTGGCAGTGAAGCTGGACCCGAAGTCTTCCGAAGCTTGGTCGGATCTGGCGATGGTCACCGTCCTGATGGATCGCTACGACATCGCACTCACCGCACTCGACAAAGTGAAGGAGCTCCATGCCGAGAAACCGGGCCACAAGTATCTCCGGGCGATCACTTTAGACAAGATCAAGCAGAATCGGAACCAAGCTAAGCTCGCGCTGGCCGCCTACCAGGACTTCCTGAGCGTCGCGGGTGGCAAGTTTCCGGATGAAGAGTTCAAGTCGCGCCAGCGAATCAAAATCCTCGAACGAGAAGTCAACCGATGA
- a CDS encoding MgtC/SapB family protein: protein MPTSLSGYAMDLVSLTIAYLLAIPIGLDREREEHSAGVRTFPIVAIACCGLTLLVKNIGGTSDAYSRVLQGLVTGIGFVGGGAILKDRGMVSGTATAASVWSIGIVGAAVGLGAYHVAVGLSLFNYISLVYSRRFKTRILSPLDRGTPLADD from the coding sequence ATGCCCACTTCCCTGAGCGGCTACGCCATGGACCTTGTCAGTCTGACGATTGCTTATCTACTCGCGATTCCCATTGGCCTCGACCGGGAGCGGGAAGAGCACTCTGCAGGCGTTCGCACCTTTCCCATTGTTGCGATCGCCTGCTGTGGCCTGACACTTTTGGTCAAGAATATCGGTGGCACTTCCGACGCCTATTCCCGCGTGCTCCAGGGGCTTGTGACGGGCATTGGCTTTGTCGGTGGCGGAGCCATCCTGAAAGATCGGGGCATGGTTTCTGGTACGGCAACGGCGGCAAGCGTCTGGTCCATCGGCATCGTCGGTGCTGCCGTCGGGTTGGGAGCCTATCACGTTGCTGTCGGGCTGAGCCTCTTCAACTACATCAGTCTGGTTTACTCCCGGCGTTTCAAGACCCGCATCCTGTCGCCGCTCGACCGCGGGACTCCCTTGGCCGATGACTGA
- a CDS encoding amidohydrolase family protein: MRLLAALFLIQLCLHAEVIAIRAARLFDGRSDALVQPGLVVVNQGRIEAVGPNASIPAEARIIDLGDATLLPGFMDAHTHLRGLTPGDSNARQLSGLTQSLPERALSAVPMARVTLRAGFTTIRDLGGSQFLNIGLRDAIQKGYIEGPRMLTVVNSIGTTGGHCDSTNGYLPDVLAADQENPAVGNGPDALRAAVRWNVKYGADVIKICATGGVLSLNNDVDSPQLTQEEMNAVVDQAHTMGRKAAAHAHGAEGAKRAIRAGIDSLEHGSFLDDEALQLMLQKGTYYVPTLMAYEGVKEGIAGGKLDPRVVRKGQKALDSIDLTVRKAISMGVKIALGTDAGVYPHGRNAGEFRLLVEHGMKPIDALKAATSVDAELLGISDRLGTLTAGKIADIVAVPGNPLADIRQTEKVFFVMKDGIIYRHDPPARP; encoded by the coding sequence ATGCGATTGCTCGCCGCCTTGTTTTTGATCCAGCTCTGCCTCCACGCGGAGGTGATTGCGATCCGGGCGGCAAGGCTCTTTGATGGCCGCTCGGACGCACTCGTCCAGCCTGGCTTAGTGGTCGTCAATCAAGGCCGCATTGAGGCCGTTGGCCCTAACGCCAGCATCCCAGCCGAGGCGCGCATCATCGATCTGGGCGACGCCACGCTGTTGCCCGGCTTCATGGACGCGCACACGCACCTGCGCGGCCTCACTCCCGGCGATTCCAACGCAAGGCAGCTCTCCGGCCTCACCCAGAGCCTGCCCGAGCGGGCGCTGTCTGCCGTGCCCATGGCTCGCGTTACGCTCCGCGCCGGTTTTACGACGATTCGCGATCTGGGCGGCAGTCAGTTCCTCAACATCGGTCTGCGCGATGCGATCCAGAAAGGCTATATCGAAGGGCCGCGCATGTTGACTGTGGTGAACTCGATCGGCACCACCGGTGGCCATTGTGACAGCACCAACGGTTATCTCCCGGACGTCCTTGCCGCCGATCAAGAGAACCCCGCCGTCGGCAACGGGCCCGACGCCCTGCGCGCCGCCGTCCGTTGGAATGTCAAGTATGGCGCTGATGTCATCAAGATCTGTGCAACCGGCGGCGTGCTCTCGCTGAACAACGACGTCGATTCCCCACAACTAACGCAGGAGGAAATGAACGCCGTCGTCGATCAGGCGCATACGATGGGCCGCAAGGCTGCCGCGCACGCGCACGGTGCCGAAGGCGCCAAACGTGCCATCCGCGCCGGAATCGATTCTCTCGAGCACGGCTCTTTTCTCGATGACGAAGCGCTGCAACTGATGCTACAAAAGGGCACTTACTATGTGCCAACACTGATGGCCTATGAAGGCGTCAAGGAAGGCATTGCCGGGGGGAAACTCGATCCGCGGGTGGTGCGTAAAGGACAAAAAGCGCTCGATTCGATCGATCTCACCGTCCGCAAGGCGATCTCGATGGGCGTCAAGATTGCGCTCGGCACCGATGCCGGTGTCTATCCACACGGACGCAATGCCGGGGAGTTCCGCTTGCTGGTGGAGCACGGCATGAAGCCGATCGATGCGCTGAAGGCGGCCACCAGCGTCGATGCGGAACTGCTCGGCATCTCGGACCGTCTCGGCACTCTCACCGCGGGCAAGATTGCCGATATCGTCGCCGTGCCGGGCAATCCCCTCGCCGACATCCGCCAGACGGAGAAGGTCTTCTTCGTGATGAAGGACGGCATCATCTACCGCCATGACCCTCCTGCTCGTCCCTAA
- a CDS encoding response regulator transcription factor has translation MSETPLLIIDDDVKLARLLKDYLTPLGYEVDVVHNGSAGLKKALEMPYAAVILDVMLPGMNGMEVLRELRKESTVPVLMLTALGDEPDRIAGLEVGADDYVPKTFSTRELLARLRAVLRRSQMNARVRMEAESMVTVGELKIDVEARAAELRGEALLLTPIEFDMLLSLGRAAGRVKSREQLLLEVAERDFEVFDRSIDVHISSLRRKLGDDAKAPRWIETVRGAGYRIRKSGGD, from the coding sequence ATGAGCGAAACTCCGCTGCTAATTATCGATGACGACGTCAAACTGGCCCGGCTCCTGAAGGACTATCTCACTCCCCTCGGCTACGAGGTGGATGTCGTGCACAACGGATCGGCCGGACTGAAAAAAGCTCTCGAAATGCCCTATGCCGCAGTGATCCTCGACGTGATGCTGCCGGGAATGAACGGGATGGAAGTGTTGCGCGAACTGCGCAAAGAGAGCACCGTCCCCGTGCTGATGTTAACGGCATTGGGAGATGAACCGGACCGGATTGCCGGGCTCGAAGTGGGCGCCGACGACTATGTTCCAAAGACCTTCTCCACCCGCGAGTTGCTGGCGCGGTTGCGAGCGGTACTGCGCCGCAGCCAGATGAATGCCCGCGTGCGGATGGAGGCAGAGAGCATGGTCACCGTCGGAGAGCTCAAAATCGACGTCGAAGCGCGCGCCGCAGAGCTGCGCGGCGAAGCGTTGCTGCTGACTCCGATTGAGTTCGACATGCTGCTCAGCCTGGGCCGTGCGGCGGGCCGGGTGAAGTCGCGAGAGCAGTTGTTGCTCGAGGTGGCGGAGCGGGATTTTGAGGTGTTCGACCGTTCGATCGATGTCCATATCTCCTCCCTCCGGCGTAAGCTGGGCGACGATGCGAAAGCGCCCCGGTGGATTGAGACGGTGCGCGGCGCGGGGTACCGCATTCGGAAGTCAGGGGGAGATTGA
- a CDS encoding TonB-dependent receptor — translation MPIFLLLLAFTAALMAQNLNTFRGQVTDPSSASVPGAVVRIAPVGGKEQRKNTDASGNFEFRNLVAGKYTIRVEKPGFSMYQVDELQVSGATQFNIQLSLNAQAQVVDVQSEVQGVTTDPLQNAGALVLKEEDLASFSDDPDLLADELMALAGPGAGPNGGQLFIDGFSGGKLPPKSSIREVRVNSNPYSAEYDRIGFGRIEILTKPGTDRFRGDAHYNFSDSSLNSRNPFSPTRAPFRSQLWGGRLSGPLTAKKASFSIDIEGRNVNENAIINATILNTSLLPTPFQQTVVTPQRRFTITNRIDYAINDKNTLVGRYTFSPTSSDNQGVGQFSLLSRAYNSKDTDHTVQLTETAVLSTRAINETRFQYLHSNTEQLGNNALYALSVQDAFTGGGPQNGVSKTIDIHYELTNITTWVKGSHTIKFGGRARRSNQESTAPNNFGGSYTFAGGLAPVLDANNNPILNPDGSKRFEQTTSLERYRRTLLFQGLGYSPEQIRSLGGGASQFSINLGNPFAGVKQYDVGLFTAWDWRINTRATFSAGLRWEDQTNISNHNNIAPRIGLAYALDGGAKKVTKTVLRLGTGIFYDRIDDSLTLSAIRFNGVNQVSYTVRDPDYFPNIPSPEALAPSRNALTIRELYSGLRTPYLIQSSAGIERSLPRNTNLAVTYIFSRGVHLLRQRNINTPYFDGFRPYGNVGNIFLNEATGFSRQNQLMTNFRTRFSSRVNLFGYYSLNFARADTDGGGPANPYDLHGEYGPARQDIRHRFTLQGSIAAKWGISLSPNFTVNSGAPFNITTGRDTNGDTLFNERPAFATDLNGPDVVRTPWGNFNVNPGPHDRIIPRNYGRGPVNYSLNLRLAKTWAFGPESTTARPTRGGGGGGGGARGGGGRGGRGGGMGGMGGGMGMGPDGGGGSTTTRKYSLTFSASGRNILNTVNLATPNGNLTSPFFGISTSTANGGGFGGGGGGGAAANRRIDLSVRFSF, via the coding sequence ATGCCGATTTTCTTGTTACTCCTTGCCTTCACGGCAGCTCTCATGGCCCAGAATCTGAACACTTTTCGCGGGCAGGTGACGGATCCTTCGTCTGCGTCAGTTCCGGGTGCTGTGGTGCGCATCGCTCCTGTCGGCGGCAAAGAGCAGCGTAAGAATACAGATGCGAGTGGAAACTTCGAGTTCCGCAACTTAGTCGCGGGGAAGTACACCATTCGTGTCGAAAAGCCTGGATTCTCGATGTATCAGGTGGATGAGCTGCAAGTCTCAGGGGCGACGCAGTTCAACATCCAGTTGTCGCTCAACGCGCAGGCTCAGGTTGTTGATGTCCAGAGCGAAGTGCAGGGCGTCACGACAGACCCTCTCCAGAACGCCGGTGCGCTTGTGCTCAAAGAAGAAGACCTGGCCTCCTTCTCCGACGATCCCGATCTGCTTGCCGACGAACTGATGGCTCTTGCCGGGCCCGGGGCTGGGCCCAACGGCGGCCAGCTCTTTATCGATGGTTTCTCAGGAGGCAAGCTGCCGCCCAAGTCCTCCATTCGCGAAGTTCGCGTGAACAGCAATCCTTATTCTGCCGAGTACGATCGCATCGGTTTCGGCCGCATTGAGATTCTCACCAAGCCCGGCACCGATCGCTTCCGTGGTGATGCGCACTATAACTTCTCCGACAGTTCGCTGAACTCGCGCAATCCTTTTTCTCCCACCCGCGCGCCCTTCCGCTCGCAGCTCTGGGGCGGCCGGCTCTCAGGCCCCCTCACGGCAAAGAAAGCCTCCTTTTCGATCGACATCGAAGGCCGCAACGTCAATGAGAACGCGATCATCAACGCCACCATTCTCAACACCTCTCTCCTCCCCACACCCTTCCAGCAAACCGTTGTCACCCCGCAGCGCCGCTTCACCATTACCAATCGCATCGACTACGCAATCAACGACAAGAACACACTAGTCGGCCGTTACACCTTCAGTCCGACAAGTTCCGACAACCAAGGCGTCGGCCAGTTCTCGCTGCTCTCGCGTGCTTACAATTCCAAAGATACAGACCACACCGTCCAGCTCACCGAGACAGCCGTTCTCTCGACACGCGCCATCAACGAGACGCGCTTCCAGTACCTCCACTCGAATACCGAGCAGCTTGGAAACAACGCGCTCTACGCGCTCAGTGTGCAGGACGCCTTCACCGGCGGTGGACCGCAGAACGGTGTTTCAAAAACCATTGATATCCACTATGAGCTGACCAACATCACCACCTGGGTCAAGGGCTCTCACACCATCAAGTTTGGTGGCCGGGCGCGGCGTTCTAATCAGGAAAGCACGGCGCCCAATAACTTTGGCGGCTCTTATACCTTCGCGGGTGGTCTCGCGCCGGTGCTCGATGCAAACAATAATCCCATCCTCAACCCCGATGGCAGCAAGAGATTCGAGCAGACCACTTCTCTCGAACGCTACCGCCGGACTCTGCTCTTCCAAGGCCTTGGTTACTCACCTGAGCAGATCCGCAGTCTCGGCGGCGGCGCCAGCCAGTTCAGCATCAATCTCGGCAATCCCTTTGCCGGCGTGAAGCAATATGACGTCGGGCTCTTCACCGCCTGGGACTGGCGCATCAACACCCGCGCCACCTTCTCTGCGGGACTGCGCTGGGAAGATCAGACCAACATCAGCAATCACAACAACATTGCCCCGCGCATCGGGCTTGCCTATGCCTTGGACGGCGGCGCCAAGAAGGTCACCAAGACCGTGCTTCGCCTCGGCACCGGCATCTTCTATGACCGCATCGATGACAGTCTGACCCTCAGTGCGATTCGCTTCAATGGCGTTAATCAGGTGAGCTATACGGTGCGCGATCCAGATTACTTCCCCAATATCCCGTCTCCAGAAGCGCTGGCGCCTTCCCGCAATGCACTCACCATCCGCGAACTCTACTCTGGCCTGCGTACGCCCTATCTCATCCAGAGTTCGGCGGGCATCGAGCGCAGTTTGCCGCGCAACACGAACCTTGCAGTGACCTATATCTTTTCGCGTGGCGTCCATCTGCTCCGCCAGCGCAATATCAATACGCCCTACTTCGACGGCTTCCGTCCCTATGGCAACGTGGGAAACATCTTCCTGAACGAGGCGACGGGCTTCAGCCGCCAAAATCAACTCATGACGAACTTTCGAACGCGCTTCTCCTCGCGCGTGAATCTGTTCGGTTACTACTCGTTGAACTTCGCGCGTGCCGATACGGATGGTGGCGGCCCGGCGAATCCTTACGATCTGCACGGCGAATACGGTCCTGCCCGGCAGGACATCCGCCATCGTTTTACGCTTCAGGGCTCGATCGCCGCCAAATGGGGCATCAGCTTGAGCCCGAATTTCACGGTCAATTCCGGCGCGCCCTTCAACATCACGACAGGCCGCGACACCAATGGCGACACGCTGTTCAACGAACGTCCAGCCTTCGCCACAGACCTCAATGGACCGGATGTCGTGCGCACTCCCTGGGGCAACTTCAATGTGAATCCCGGTCCGCACGATCGCATCATTCCCCGCAACTATGGCCGTGGTCCGGTCAACTACTCGCTGAACCTGCGCCTTGCCAAGACCTGGGCCTTCGGGCCTGAATCGACGACTGCTCGACCCACGCGCGGCGGCGGTGGTGGTGGGGGTGGTGCTCGTGGCGGTGGAGGGCGAGGTGGACGTGGCGGAGGCATGGGAGGAATGGGAGGCGGCATGGGCATGGGGCCCGACGGCGGTGGCGGCTCAACCACCACGCGCAAGTACTCGCTCACCTTCTCCGCCAGTGGCCGCAACATTTTGAACACCGTTAACCTTGCGACGCCCAACGGCAACCTCACCAGTCCTTTCTTTGGGATCTCAACTTCCACTGCAAACGGCGGCGGTTTTGGCGGGGGCGGGGGAGGCGGCGCGGCAGCCAATCGCCGTATCGATCTCTCCGTCCGCTTCAGCTTCTAG
- a CDS encoding sensor histidine kinase, translated as MRIEPRFRLTTKILLLALCNVAVLGMMCLALLRWQLGQEFESFLMATARERIVSQTRSIALEMRDVERSTWTQILSEHSARNGVTFALYKGDGEWIAGPALSLPHEVKERMFVPGGREGGREGGWPREGPPPMLRKDDPRKEGPGRGLNAYGGGPFLISAKSDSKYNFWVAMRTFVPPGGEGERPSRGILIIASPTLLTNPFFFQLRPWILIGLAAVIVSVLCWVPLVRGLTRSIHQMTSATARIAEGDFDAQVSVKRHDELGLLGASINRMAARLGAFTHGQKRFLGDVAHELRSPLGRMQLALGILDRKVDESGEAYVKDLAEDVRIMSGLTDGLLEFAKAEMRPETIALGPVNVADVVWRAVRAEQRPGIAMEVKVDPLLMVKGETEYLFRALANVIRNAVRYAGPEGPIAVGANSARGEVSVVVTDAGPGVPDESVDRIFEPFFRIDDARDRESGGAGLGLAIVKSCVEACGGRVSCRNRKPRGLEVSLVFEAA; from the coding sequence ATGCGAATTGAACCGCGTTTCCGGTTGACCACCAAGATTCTTCTGCTTGCCTTGTGCAATGTGGCGGTGTTGGGCATGATGTGCCTGGCCTTGCTTCGCTGGCAACTGGGGCAGGAGTTTGAGAGCTTCCTGATGGCGACGGCGCGCGAACGGATCGTATCGCAGACACGCAGCATTGCGCTCGAAATGCGCGATGTCGAACGTAGCACCTGGACGCAGATTTTGAGCGAGCACAGTGCACGCAATGGAGTGACTTTTGCGTTGTACAAAGGCGACGGCGAGTGGATTGCGGGGCCGGCGCTCAGTCTTCCCCATGAAGTGAAAGAGCGGATGTTTGTCCCGGGTGGCCGGGAAGGCGGACGCGAAGGGGGCTGGCCGCGCGAGGGCCCACCGCCGATGCTGCGCAAGGACGATCCGCGCAAAGAGGGTCCAGGACGTGGGTTGAACGCTTATGGTGGCGGGCCGTTTCTGATCAGTGCAAAGTCCGATTCAAAGTACAACTTCTGGGTGGCAATGCGTACCTTTGTGCCGCCTGGCGGGGAGGGCGAACGCCCGTCGCGAGGCATTCTGATCATCGCCTCGCCAACCTTGTTGACGAACCCATTCTTCTTTCAACTGCGGCCCTGGATTCTGATTGGGCTTGCCGCCGTCATTGTGAGCGTCCTATGCTGGGTCCCCCTGGTACGGGGATTGACGCGTTCGATCCATCAGATGACGAGTGCGACGGCCCGCATTGCCGAAGGCGATTTCGATGCCCAGGTTTCGGTGAAGCGGCATGATGAGCTTGGCTTGCTCGGTGCGTCGATCAACCGAATGGCCGCGCGGCTGGGCGCCTTTACTCATGGCCAGAAGCGATTTCTGGGAGATGTGGCTCATGAGTTGCGCTCGCCACTCGGACGCATGCAACTGGCCTTGGGAATTCTTGATCGCAAAGTGGACGAGAGTGGCGAAGCCTATGTGAAAGACCTGGCAGAAGACGTCCGCATCATGAGCGGATTGACCGATGGTCTGCTTGAATTCGCAAAAGCAGAGATGCGTCCAGAAACGATAGCCCTGGGTCCAGTGAACGTTGCAGATGTGGTGTGGCGAGCCGTACGCGCAGAGCAGCGGCCAGGCATTGCCATGGAGGTCAAAGTGGACCCGCTGCTGATGGTGAAGGGCGAGACCGAGTATCTGTTCCGTGCCTTGGCGAACGTCATTCGGAACGCGGTTCGCTATGCCGGACCGGAAGGGCCCATCGCCGTCGGAGCCAATAGCGCAAGAGGCGAAGTGAGCGTGGTGGTGACCGATGCAGGGCCGGGAGTTCCGGACGAGTCTGTCGACCGGATCTTCGAGCCGTTCTTCCGGATCGATGATGCCCGCGACCGGGAAAGTGGCGGCGCCGGCTTGGGGCTCGCCATCGTCAAGAGTTGCGTCGAGGCCTGCGGCGGGCGCGTCAGTTGCCGCAACCGGAAGCCCAGAGGGCTCGAGGTGAGCCTGGTGTTTGAGGCCGCGTGA